One part of the Mya arenaria isolate MELC-2E11 chromosome 3, ASM2691426v1 genome encodes these proteins:
- the LOC128228411 gene encoding uncharacterized protein LOC128228411 has translation MLNKVTLSRLVMFNRKRGGEVEMMKVSDYNSRKATSTPLKEIESVLSPVERMLCARFGRVEIRGKKGRTVPVLLLPVVQKSIDLLLKYRREAGVHEKSIFLFARPNYDSLNPIRMCDTLRYFLSNLNLTAEELLTSTRLRKHVATVSQILNLSNDDLEVLADFMGHDIEVHMSFYRLPQNTIQVAKMGKLPTAFNNGTISKYSGKSLDEISLDEELSSDEEAEDDEVMDSSSASGATDVTVSTGRSSASGATDVTVSTGCSSALGATDVTVSTGPALVMHSNERKRSALEIESHMSSKMPALEAANECKEFGTEGRCPGPSSASPEAERKSSKGPKQARKVQRLTQEQSQLLRKLFEVNITMRRELKMIDCINTIKSQKCLNSLKWIKIKNTIHNWITTEKRKLKH, from the exons ATGCTTAACAAAGTTACCTTATCCCGTCTGGTAATGTTCAACAGGAAAAGAGGTGGTGAAGTAGAAATGATGAAAGTTTCTGATTATAATTCTAGGAAGGCTACAAGTACACCATTGAAAGAAATTGAGAGTGTACTCAGTCCAGTAGAAAGGATGCTTTGTGCCCGATTTGGCCGGGTGGAGATTAGGGGGAAAAAGGGCAGAACCGTGCCAGTCCTATTGCTGCCTGTGGTACAAAAGAGTATTGACCTCTTGTTGAAATACAGGAGAGAAGCAGGTGTACATGAAAAAAGCATCTTCCTATTTGCTAGGCCAAATTATGACTCTTTAAATCCAATTCGAATGTGTGATACACTTaggtattttttatcaaacctGAATTTAACAGCAGAAGAGCTGCTCACCAGCACCAGACTGAGAAAACATGTGGCGACAGTGTctcaaattttgaatttaagtAATGATGACTTGGAGGTGCTTGCGGACTTCATGGGACATGATATTGAGGTCCATATGTCATTTTATCGACTTCCCCAAAATACCATTCAGGTTGCCAAAATGGGCAAACTTCCGACAGCGTTCAACAATGGAACTATTAGCAAATACAGTGGCAAGTCTCTTGATGAGATCTCGTTGGATGAAG AGCTAAGCAGTGATGAGGAAGCTGAAGATGATGAGGTGATGGACAGCAGTTCAGCCTCAGGTGCGACAGATGTCACTGTTTCTACAGGGCGCAGTTCAGCCTCAGGTGCGACAGATGTCACTGTTTCTACAGGGTGCAGTTCAGCCTTAGGTGCGACAGATGTCACTGTTTCTACAGGGCCTGCTCTAGTGATGCATTCTAATGAACGTAAAAGGTCAGCATTGGAAATAGAGAGTCACATGTCGTCGAAGATGCCAGCTCTCGAGGCAGCGAATGAATGTAAAGAATTCGGGACAGAAG GTAGATGTCCAGGACCCAGTTCTGCAAGTCCTGAGGCTGAAAGGAAATCATCCAAGGGTCCAAAGCAAG CCAGGAAGGTTCAGCGTTTAACACAGGAGCAAAGCCAACTCCTAAGAAAACTGTTTGAAGTGAACATTACTATGAGACGGGAACTGAAGATGATAGACTGTATTAATACAATCAAAAGCCAAAAGTGTTTGAATTCTCTGAAGtggattaaaataaaaaacacaatacacaATTGGATAACGACAGAGAAACGCAAACTAAAACACTGA
- the LOC128228412 gene encoding uncharacterized protein LOC128228412, with the protein MLVKIHMDLHHTSHAVSERILAHDFHPTLYNTDSVDASRSLDASSEVPDSSEDSDDSSKEISVLDDDSLIDSDYDPEHDESSDYSEIVPLFNYVYGRNKTDSETDSEQTESSGIIPVLNNMDSDQDLLQDAASECPEINFKNVDGRNENSVMSNIDGRNNSDMSVQKSNNDRDRHWDKIHFCLYCGKSSTNILTHYLGPHKNEEDVKKISALEKGSDKRELEIMRLRNAGDYQHNMGVLSSGEGTLVTYTRRNYTKADDYLPC; encoded by the exons ATGCTTGTGAAGATCCATATGGACTTACACCATACCAGCCATGCGGTCAGTGAACGGATTCTGGCCCATGACTTTCACCCAACTCTCTATAATACAG ATTCTGTGGATGCTAGTCGTTCCCTTGATGCATCCTCGGAAGTCCCAGATTCTTCTGAAGATTCTGATGATTCATCCAAAGAAATCTCAGTACTTGATGATGACAGCCTAATTGATTCTGACTATGATCCTGAGCATGATGAATCTTCTGACTACTCTGAAATTGTACCACTATTCAACTATGTATATGGAAGAAACAAAACTGATTCCGAAACTGATTCTGAACAGACTGAAAGCTCTGGAATAATACCAGTTTTGAACAATATGGATTCTGACCAAGATCTTCTGCAGGATGCAGCTTCTGAATGCCCTGAAATAAACTTCAAAAACGTAGATGGAAGAAATGAGAACTCTGTCATGTCAAACATAGATGGAAGGAACAACAGCGATATGTCAGTACAGAAATCCAACAATGACCGAGATAGACACTGggataaaatacacttttgTTTATACTGTGGGAAGAGCTCAACCAATATTTTGACTCATTATTTAGGACCACACAAGAATGAAGAAGATGTTAAAAAGATATCAGCCCTGGAAAAAGGGTCAGACAAAAGGGAGCTGGAAATAATGAGACTAAGAAACGCAGGAGACTATCAGCACAACATGGGTGTTCTTAGCTCAGGTGAAGGTACTTTAGTAACATATACAAGACGAAATTATACGAAAGCAGATGATTATCTACCATGTTAA
- the LOC128229242 gene encoding histone-lysine N-methyltransferase set-1-like: MQYIDQYIGNGVFARQELLKGQFILEYRGELCKQQSDGDEMFKYHFRHNNKEYCIDASKDTCLARMVNDLDRYTKPNCKMVKVVDDRHQPRLCLYATEMISKDTELRYDYGVADVPWRKRKMLLKMVIQLQILQRSQKHLKMPSVNQQKSWNMLIMIL; this comes from the exons ATGCAGTATATCGATCAATACATAG GTAATGGGGTGTTTGCTAGGCAAGAGCTCTTGAAGGGGCAGTTTATTCTCGAGTACAGAGGAGAACTATGTAAACAGCAGTCTGATGGTgatgaaatgttcaaataccATTTCAGACATAACAACAAGGAATACTG caTCGATGCCTCAAAAGACACGTGTCTTGCACGCATGGTCAACGACTTGGACCGATACACAAAGCCTAATTGCAAAATGGTTAAAGTTGTTGATGACAGACATCAACCAAGACTCTGTCTGTATGCAACTGAAATGATCAGCAAAGACACTGAATTGAGGTACGATTATGGTGTTGCTGATGTACCTTGGAGAAAGCGAAAg aTGCTGTTAAAGATGGTCATACAGCTGCAGATACTACAGAGGTCACAGAAACATCTGAAGATGCCCTCGGTGAATCAGCAGAAGTCTTGGAACATGCTTATCATG ATACTGTAG
- the LOC128225788 gene encoding putative nuclease HARBI1 translates to MAGIFLPNVRKQRQYRHTPHVQHLDDGEMHERYRFTNDGVAFLEDILNDDIKRETHRNRALSVRQMVLITLRFLATGAFFNVVGDSMGYHKSTVSRVVTHVTEIICKNMKRFIVWPSDEEKNRVKSGFFTSAGFPHVVGCVDGTHIRIQAPSVDEPANVNRKGYHSINIQAVCDHEGCLQVSTPVGRARAMMHTCSGHQGCATGYNETINVWKMSCFLFGCCWTNDSLCVDI, encoded by the exons ATGGCAggtatatttttaccaaatgtaaGGAAACAGCGTCAGTATAGACATACTCCTCATGTTCAGCATCTTGATGATGGGGAAATGCACGAGCGGTATCGTTTCACAAATGATGGCGTAGCATTTTTGGAGGATATCTTGAATGATGACATAAAAAGAGAAACTCACCGGAACAGGGCCCTCAGTGTGCGACAGATGGTTCTTATAACCCTTCGGTTCCTCGCCACAGGGGCGTTTTTCAATGTTGTAGGAGACAGCATGGGTTACCACAAATCAACAGTTTCTCGTGTGGTAACCCACGTGACAGAGATTATTTGCAAAAACATGAAACGATTCATTGTATGGCCTTCCGACGAAGAGAAGAATAGAGTGAAGAGCGGATTTTTCACATCGGCAGGCTTCCCTCACGTAGTGGGGTGCGTTGACGGGACACACATCCGTATCCAGGCCCCTTCTGTTGATGAGCCAGCTAATGTCAACCGAAAAGGCTATCATAGTATCAACATTCAGGCAGTTTGCGATCATGAag GTTGTTTACAAGTGTCAACGCCAGTTGGCCGGGCTCGTGCCATGATGCACACGTGTTCAGGACATCAGGGCTGTGCAACAGGCTACAACGAGACAATCAATGTCTGGAAGATGAGTTGCTTCTTATTCGGCTGTTGTTGGACAAACGATAGCCTATGTgttgacatttga